GCGCTGCTAGGCagcgcggccatggccgctgcagCGACCGCCGTCGCGGTCGGCGACGGTGGCCGCGGGGGTGAGAGGTGGCTGCTGGGCAGCCACCTGGAAAGGGAGCCACCGCCTAAGGCGGTGGCGTGCAGGTGTGCGGCGCGGGCATAGCCCGCGACCGCCTAGGGCACAAGGCGGGCTGGGCCCGCTTCCCTTTGCTGGGCCGCGGGCCTGGCCCGCGAGCGCTGCCTTGGCCGCGTTCATGGGCCGGGCCAAGGGCCCGGCCACGCGGCCTGCATGGCCGCGTGCGCCCATGGCGCGCGTTGCCGCGCGCGGGCCGCTCTTGCACGCGCGCGTGCGGCAACCCCCCctccttttttcatttttgttttttttttaatttattttaaatattttccagcaaatttaatttcaaaaaaaaaaaattgtttttcaaaGCACTTAAGGTATAAATGTTATACACATGTCCgacaatcatataaattttataatatgcttttaattgttaaatagcaTGTTGTGAATGCCTTGTCATATTTCGATAttggtcatggacttaggacactacatagatgatgtatgtgttgtgtggatgtatggattatttCATTTGATGGCCTGCGTGCCGAGATTTGCCGTTTTTGGATAAcggttgtaaaattaattgtttaattttatttttacttttattctattgtaaaagtagtttatagtaaatGTAAAAGCGATGATTCAATTAATGGAGGCACGACGTGGAATAGAGTCATCAAAGGTGAAACAATCAAAGAAACGAAGACCCTATGTAAAcgggttatgcttgtaatagttataagcagttttctttttatgcacCCATGTATGCACCGCACGTTTCCAATGGCTGGAATCGTGCTTAGAATGCATGTTTGAGTCCATGACTATATCGACTactttatgcaatgtttattttacatagttgatgtatgatgattaaaacgttgcatgtgtAAAGTGAGACCTAAAAATTAGACCGaaaaatctcccatatttataaaattaaattgtaaccgattagaccttaagagttaaggcaatttaatcggggctctccatcacggtagaGATTAGGGCATTTTGATTCGTGTGTTGAccggctatggatacataggggttgcacactggttaaaatgtttttttaatttctatttatcatttgatgagaCGGGAATGCACAAATTTTGAGACCCAAGAACCTATTATGTGAGGGGatcgatattcaactgtgcagacttgtcagcgtgatggtataatttaaccatgttcaattgccaagaaactattatgtgaggtacattggactgggagccaaaataatatttgggccGTACATGAGATGTACTGGACAAGAGTTGTCcactttttgaatttattattccaagaatctattatgtgaggaataataagtttgataagaatccaaatacccactagAATTCATGCCAACGTGAATTCGCACTTTCCTTCATTGGGAGTAAGGAATCTGATAAACTTAGTGGGAGGcactgtttgatttaaagaccaaagtCAAATGGTTAAGAaaaaacaagatatctaataatctatttattttctgcagatacatcaaatggcttCATTGCACCCACTTACAAGAAATCTTGACAAGCACCAAttaactggaccaaatttcaaTGATTGGCTCTTAAACTTGAAACTGATTTTGAACTTGGAGAAAATTACTTATGTATTGGATGCTCCTGTACCCATGCATGCTAATGATGATGGAGGGGAAAGTGTTCCTCAAAACATTACTCAAGAGGAGCAAGATACTCTTGCCAAGTGGCGAGATGATGATCTCACCGCTAGGAGTTATATGCTTGTTTCAATGAGTAGTGAATTACAGCGTCAACATGCGAATATGCCTGACGCGTACTCTATCATCACACgcctacaagagttgtatggcaAACAAAGTCGGAGTgcgagatatgagatatctaaggcACTATTTAGGGCAAAGATGTCTCTGGGAGGATCAGTGGGAGAAcatgttctcaaaatgatctccttGTTAGAGAAGTTGAAGGGTTTGGGGGATGAGTTGAATCCTCACCTCcaaattgatttgatccttcAGTCTTTGCCAGATTCGTATGGAAATTTCATAtcgaatttctatatgaataaaatagagtGTACTCCGGCTGAGTTAATGAACATGCTTATTACGGCACAAAACAACATGAAAACAGGTACTGTGATGGCTGTTACCTCTTCCAGTAAGACTAGGAAGgggaaaggcaagaaaaaggCCACACAAGTACCACAGGGGGCCAAGACAATaagtaagaagaagggaaaagctgttgccaaaggaaaatgtttccactGTGGCAAGGACGGGCACTGGAAGAGGAACTGCAAAGACTACCTcagttccttgaagaaggaagcggaaggtatgatgatagttcacgagtatttttccattgctcattgttctactttatggattctagattctggagcgacaactcatgtttgtgcttCTGTACAGGATCTGGAGCAAAGTAAAAGGCTCGGAGATGATGAGATCGTGCTGAAGGTGGCAAACggggcaagagttgcagccacgGCTATTGGCACTGTTACTTTATCTTTATTGCATGgacatagtttagttttaaacaattgtttatgtgtacctggagcttttaagaacattatttctattcctgctttagtgaaagagaattatgaattttcttttaaaaataatgtttgtgagattaattttggaaataaattgattgcttcTGGAAATTTTGTCAAtggtctttacattttgaatgtaactgttgataatgataaaaatctgCGTGTATTGAATAATAACAAGAGACAAAGGGATAacccaaatcccaaaattctgtGGCATCATCGATTAGGTCATATAGGGGATGATAGAATCACTAGgttggagaaagatgggcttCTTGGCCCATTGGGTTCTGAACCTTATCCAAcatgtgaatcttgtatcctaggcaaaatgaccaaatcaccctttgttggacaaggggttAGAGTTACAGAATTGTTGGGACTCATACATTCTGATGTATGTGGGCCAATTAATGTAATGGCCCGATGGGGTTATCAatatttcataacttttacagatgatatgtctagatatggatatgtttatcttatgagacataaatctgaatcttttgaaatgttcaaagattttaaagctgaagtagaaaatcaaactggtaaaaagataaaagccTTACGATCAGATCGTGGAGGCGAATATCTGAGTcacgagtttgaagattttcttaaagtctcgggtattatttcacaacgcACTCCACCAGGAACACCTCAACTGAACGAGGTTTCAGAAAGGAGGAATCGGACTCTATTAGATATGGTCCGAAGCATGTTAAGTTATTCTGACTTACCATTGTTCCTATGGGGTCATgcccttcttactgcaatataCCTTCTAAATAGAGTACCTTCCAAGTCATttcctacaacaccacatgagatatggtttggtaggaaaccaagtcttaaacatgttaagattgGGGGATAtacagcttttgtgaaaaagcttaaatcagaaaaacttgaaactcgatctttaaagggtagtttcataggttatcctaaggataccttaggatatgaattctatattcctgagttgcaacaagtagttgttaGCAGAAacgccatttttcttgaaaaagagtttattcaagaaggtgGAACAAAAAGGAAGATAGAACTTGGTGAAGAGTTCGCCGAACCTGAATCTATCCCACAAGATGACCAATTACCAAGTGAAGAGACAAGGCTGAGTCTTACACCTCCCAATAGGAGGAGTGAGAGGATACCTCGGCCacctgagagatatggtttcCTAAGTGAACAAGAGTTGTTCTTAGTAGGAGACCATGATCACTCAGATGACCCTACCACTTACCGAGAGGCGATGTCAGACATCGACTCACAAAGATGGCTAGAGGctatgaaatctgaaatggattccatgtattcgaaccaggtctggactcttgtagatccaccaaGAGGCatagtacctattggatgtaaatgggtcttcaagaagaagataggtttggatggaaaggtagagacctacaaagcaagactagtggcaaaaggttatcgtcaaaggcaaggtgttgactatgaggaaaccttttctccagttgtcatgcttaaatccattaggATTCTACTAGCCATTGCCGctcattatgattatgagatttggcaaatggatgtgaagacagcttttctaaatggttatatagatcaagatatctatatggaacaacctgaaggcttcacacccaagGATCAAAcagggaaggtatgcaagcttaagagatccatttatggtcttacgCAAGCATCCAggagttggaacattcgttttgataatgaagtcaAATTGTTTGGGTTCATTCAAAACATTGACGAGCCCTGTGTATAcaaaaaggttagtgggagcgcgattgcgtttttggtcttatatgttgatgacatcctactcattgggaatgatgtaggattgctatcaaaaataaaagcatgGTTGTCAAGTAcattctccatgaaagatttgggagaagctgcCTACATTCTCGGCATTCGGATCTATAgggatagaaccaagagattgatagggctctcccaaaccaagtacatagaaagagtgttgaagaggttcaacatggagGATTCCAAGAGAGGCCTGCTGCCCTtcagacatggaatccacctctctcgAGATATGTGTCCCaaaacacaagaagagagagatcgcatgtctaggattccttatgcttcggcaataggaagcctaatgtatgcaatgttatgtactaggcctgatatcgctcatgctgtaagtgttacaagcagatatcaatctaatccaggtgagcaacactggattgctgttaagaacatccttaagtacttgagaagaactaaggatttgatTCTTACATATGGAACGGGAGAACTTAAAGTGGAAGGTTATACAGATTCTGATTTCCAATCAGAtattgatgatagaaagtctatctcaGGCTATGTGTTTACTTGCAATGGTGGAGTATTTAGTTGGAAAAGTTCCAAACAAGATACTACCGCCGATTCTACTACAGAAGCCGAGTATATCGCGGCATCCGATGCAGCGAAGGAAGCTGTCTGGATCAAgaagtttgtgacagaacttggagtggttcccTCAATAGAGTCTGTCGTGCCCttgttttgcgacaacaatgggGCCATAGCGCAAGCCAAGGAACCAAggtctcaccaaaagtccaaacacattgagagACGCTTTCATCTCATTCGAGAGATTGTTGGCAGATGAGATGTCAATGTGCAGAGAGTAGATACATCAGagaatgcagcagatccactgaccaaggccatgaaccagaagcaactagattcTCATCTAGATAgatggggtatgagataccattCAGAATGGTCTTAgggctagtgggagattgttagatataagcccttaagaccagttctagtgacacaatagggcttgatcttgtaattctttaaaccttatttaatggcaagttttatgtttaattgaaattgcaatatgatttaaattgaacatacaaatatcctttagtataataaggagtggataccattcttaattgttaagaataatcgagacggttaatccacaatacgttatactataaatatgttcctggccatagagttcctaacttggataattagtaactcgcaaaggctggcacatcgtcttctttcttgttcggtataagataccgaaagacaagattggtgggtctcataccactctgtataagatacagaaggaagacgagtgggtgctcgttataggaacgagttcactgaacgggacaattaatattgaatcacatgggttttatctcacgggtcaatgatttaatattaactacggatttgcattagtccttagacctgagatgacatggatatctgtgtgttagtggattaggatatcagcgatattatatggttgtcctaatcagggatagccgtacgtatctatgtgcctagttcagtgacacacgaggtatgtgtgcatcagacatggaatctatcatctcgagatatacgaggaagatattctatgcgatccagt
The Diospyros lotus cultivar Yz01 chromosome 12, ASM1463336v1, whole genome shotgun sequence DNA segment above includes these coding regions:
- the LOC127786759 gene encoding secreted RxLR effector protein 161-like, whose translation is MEDSKRGLLPFRHGIHLSRDMCPKTQEERDRMSRIPYASAIGSLMYAMLCTRPDIAHAVSVTSRYQSNPGEQHWIAVKNILKYLRRTKDLILTYGTGELKVEGYTDSDFQSDIDDRKSISGYVFTCNGGVFSWKSSKQDTTADSTTEAEYIAASDAAKEAVWIKKFVTELGVLDIEDLNKRKLHIKDLNGDIFWFLNYDFRNYEKMGQCMHVLDLYRKSLLYRDNEHGNAAPNPQNKEPPNLQMKEKATT